Proteins found in one Leptolyngbyaceae cyanobacterium genomic segment:
- a CDS encoding chemotaxis protein CheW, which translates to MTNKKFVLFGQDKSLFALDLMAVREVLVLHQQAITPVPNIVPFWLGLTNLRGEILAVGDFGRLLNVTPVHRDASESRILIVETPDPNDMRLSSMRMGLAVSFVEGVVPLNTEQIVSAVDVSEELAPFLRGLYDYQGRLLMILDIEAISLTNMVEMQAKRSLI; encoded by the coding sequence ATGACAAATAAAAAATTTGTTCTGTTTGGTCAAGATAAAAGCTTGTTTGCCCTGGATTTAATGGCAGTGCGAGAAGTACTTGTCTTGCACCAACAAGCAATTACCCCCGTACCAAATATCGTGCCGTTTTGGTTGGGATTAACCAACCTGCGCGGTGAAATTCTCGCAGTAGGAGATTTCGGTCGTTTGCTGAATGTAACGCCAGTGCATCGGGATGCTTCGGAAAGTCGAATTTTGATCGTAGAAACTCCCGATCCTAATGATATGAGACTATCGTCAATGCGAATGGGTTTGGCAGTTTCTTTTGTGGAAGGAGTAGTACCTTTAAATACAGAACAAATTGTTTCAGCAGTAGATGTAAGTGAAGAATTGGCTCCTTTTTTACGAGGATTATATGATTATCAAGGACGTTTGCTAATGATTTTAGATATAGAGGCAATTTCTTTAACTAATATGGTGGAGATGCAGGCTAAGCGATCGCTAATTTAA
- a CDS encoding response regulator: MSKVLVVDDIATELEIICRILQEAGITVERANDGDEALARIDESPPDLVILDVVMPTMNGFEVVRELRGNEKTKHLPVVFCTQKNTAIDKIWGMDMGADAYVTKPFDPQQLIDIVKKLMVNS; the protein is encoded by the coding sequence ATGTCAAAAGTATTAGTGGTGGATGATATAGCTACCGAATTAGAAATTATTTGTCGCATTTTACAAGAGGCAGGCATTACCGTTGAACGAGCGAATGACGGAGATGAAGCACTCGCCCGCATTGATGAATCGCCTCCCGATCTGGTGATTCTAGATGTAGTAATGCCTACGATGAATGGATTTGAAGTGGTGCGAGAACTGCGGGGGAATGAAAAAACCAAACATTTACCCGTGGTATTCTGCACTCAAAAAAATACTGCTATAGATAAAATATGGGGGATGGATATGGGTGCGGATGCTTACGTTACTAAACCTTTCGATCCGCAACAATTAATTGACATCGTAAAAAAACTAATGGTTAATAGCTAA